CTTGGCGAATCCAACCGTGGCAAGAAATGCGACGCCATGGAAGGACTCATCAAAGAAGGCGAAAGCATCATAGAAGAAACAGAAATCGGCCCAGTCCGCGACGCAGGTATTATCTCTGCCTCTCAAAAGATAGAGCATTACGAGATTGCGTCATACGGCACACTGGCAGCCTTCGCAAACACCTTAGGCGAAACAGAGATCGTTTCGCTATTGGAGGCCACACTTGCCGAAGAGAAAGAAGCGGATGCCATCCTTACTGAATCCGCCTATAATTCAATCAACTTTGAAGCTGCTGAAGAAGATCAGGAGTGAAATAATATCTAAAGGCTGCCCCGTGCAGCCTTTTTAACTGAAAAATTATTCCTATGAAACACAAATTATTTATAAAAATTGTTCCGCTGGCCCTTTCG
This DNA window, taken from Chryseobacterium sp. 6424, encodes the following:
- a CDS encoding ferritin-like domain-containing protein, with protein sequence MKNTNTQTNKGGRKVKPTSSAADGLRELFVDELKDIVYAERALLKALPKMAKNASEPKLIAAIEDHIAVTEGQVQRLEQIFEILGESNRGKKCDAMEGLIKEGESIIEETEIGPVRDAGIISASQKIEHYEIASYGTLAAFANTLGETEIVSLLEATLAEEKEADAILTESAYNSINFEAAEEDQE